One stretch of Priestia megaterium DNA includes these proteins:
- a CDS encoding L,D-transpeptidase: MKNMFMKSMTVLTLLMVALCGVNQGKTEAASKPANQDLIIINKYYNKLAYFHNGYIEIVDPVATGKTWDKTPVGFFKVVNKIKNRPYYTGRIPGGDSRNPLGKRWLGLNANGTYGDTYGIHGNNNENSIGKYVSQGCVRMHNADIEKLYDKVQVGTPVAITYSYKSFVDLTSVYGYKFKGYKMKNN, encoded by the coding sequence ATGAAGAACATGTTTATGAAATCAATGACCGTTCTTACATTATTAATGGTCGCATTATGTGGAGTAAATCAGGGGAAAACAGAAGCAGCAAGTAAGCCAGCGAATCAAGATTTGATTATTATTAACAAGTACTACAACAAGCTTGCCTATTTTCACAATGGCTATATTGAAATTGTTGATCCAGTAGCAACGGGTAAAACATGGGATAAAACACCTGTTGGCTTTTTTAAAGTCGTGAACAAAATTAAAAACCGTCCTTATTATACAGGACGTATTCCTGGGGGCGATTCTCGTAATCCGTTAGGGAAACGTTGGTTAGGGTTAAATGCTAATGGCACTTATGGTGATACGTATGGTATTCACGGCAATAACAATGAAAATAGCATTGGGAAATACGTGAGTCAAGGTTGCGTGAGAATGCATAATGCAGACATCGAAAAGCTTTATGATAAAGTTCAAGTAGGCACACCGGTTGCCATTACGTATTCTTATAAAAGCTTCGTTGATCTTACAAGCGTATACGGTTATAAATTCAAAGGCTATAAGATGAAAAACAATTAA